The following proteins are co-located in the Sulfurospirillum deleyianum DSM 6946 genome:
- a CDS encoding nucleotidyltransferase family protein, with the protein MSEKELILQKLSVLKAQLASNYHIISLALFGSMARDEATQNSDVDVLVDFSQTPDLLTFIELEEKLKNALGKNVDLVPKRKLRAELSQSILKEAIAV; encoded by the coding sequence ATGAGTGAAAAAGAGCTGATTTTACAAAAATTATCTGTTTTAAAAGCTCAACTTGCATCCAACTATCACATCATATCGCTTGCCCTTTTTGGTTCAATGGCACGAGATGAAGCAACCCAAAATAGTGATGTTGATGTGCTTGTCGATTTCTCGCAAACACCTGATTTGTTGACGTTTATCGAACTTGAGGAAAAACTCAAAAATGCCTTGGGTAAAAATGTTGATCTTGTTCCTAAACGAAAACTCCGAGCTGAACTCTCCCAAAGTATTCTCAAAGAGGCGATTGCGGTATGA
- a CDS encoding NAD(P)H-dependent oxidoreductase, giving the protein MKNVLILNGHQYYPNIAEGKLTQLYIDTAEAFLQSKGFNVKHAKAESNYNALEEVEKFKWADFFIIQYPVYWMGVPWMMKKYIDEVFSAGANNGIYANDGRSRSDATKHYGSGGLMQGKKYMLSLTYNCPTSEFSNKEGFFDGLSLDEANIATHKTWQFCSATPMQTYSVHDIFKGDLNIEAQKAKFIAVLSQNFLG; this is encoded by the coding sequence ATGAAAAATGTACTTATACTTAATGGACACCAATACTACCCAAACATTGCAGAAGGCAAACTCACACAACTCTACATCGACACCGCAGAAGCGTTTTTACAAAGTAAAGGCTTTAACGTCAAACATGCCAAGGCAGAGAGTAACTACAACGCTTTAGAAGAGGTTGAAAAGTTTAAATGGGCAGATTTTTTCATCATTCAATACCCCGTTTACTGGATGGGTGTGCCATGGATGATGAAAAAATACATCGACGAAGTCTTCTCAGCAGGTGCGAACAATGGCATTTACGCCAACGATGGACGAAGCAGAAGTGATGCAACTAAACACTATGGAAGCGGTGGTTTGATGCAAGGTAAAAAATACATGCTCTCACTCACCTACAACTGCCCAACATCTGAATTTAGCAACAAAGAGGGCTTTTTTGATGGTCTAAGCCTTGATGAAGCCAATATTGCTACACACAAAACATGGCAATTCTGCAGTGCAACACCGATGCAGACCTACTCCGTGCATGACATCTTTAAGGGCGATTTGAATATTGAAGCTCAAAAAGCCAAATTTATCGCTGTTTTGTCACAAAACTTTTTAGGATAA
- a CDS encoding methyl-accepting chemotaxis protein, with the protein MNFGFKQKIAFSSGIFLAASLFIFGIVSFINAKDALHKEIRQTQLAKANALKIDIESWLNAQKIVLETSADDISHLQEFTNKEAMLPYLLTALQKTKAGMTYIGIEENGLMLYSDKSQPKEGYDPRKRPWYIQAKKEGKSIVTDIYVDASTGQLGISAAAPVFVNGVLKGVIGNDVYLTQVVEKINATKFPGGYAFVTDASGKINFHPNKEMIDKVLYEITDSLKNLEPLVKNHATGTYEYQVTDGVEKLLAFTKLENGWTLYVTIDKSVAFASIQNMLIVLGISGIIMVLLSLALLQFILNAQFKPLVKLNDVIKNLSSSEGDLTQRLTIQSRDELGKISENINLFIQKIHTIITTAKTNSAENASVAHELSISAIDVGKRAEEESFIVTKTTTDATSLKVYLQESIASAVTSKNELEEVTHSLKKVEENVSNLSNLLQNTAHNEVELAHKLTLVSDNTNEVKNVLNVINDIADQTNLLALNAAIEAARAGEHGRGFAVVADEVRKLAERTQKSLVEINATINVVTQSINGVSVEMNTNSDTINKISDISVDVQSNVSDVTAVLGRTITNTQKTVQDYIDTSSQIDAITKDIEAISVLTNTNTRSVEEIAGASEHLHELTETLNNELSKFKS; encoded by the coding sequence ATGAATTTTGGATTTAAGCAAAAAATAGCCTTTTCCTCAGGTATATTTTTGGCAGCATCACTCTTCATTTTTGGAATTGTAAGTTTTATCAATGCCAAAGACGCTCTTCATAAAGAGATAAGGCAGACACAATTAGCCAAAGCAAATGCACTCAAAATAGATATCGAATCATGGCTTAATGCCCAAAAAATTGTCTTAGAGACCAGTGCTGATGATATCTCCCATTTGCAAGAGTTTACAAATAAAGAGGCTATGCTTCCCTACCTCTTAACGGCACTTCAAAAAACCAAAGCTGGTATGACGTACATAGGAATAGAAGAGAATGGTTTAATGCTTTACAGTGACAAATCTCAGCCAAAAGAAGGGTATGACCCTAGAAAACGACCTTGGTATATCCAAGCCAAAAAAGAAGGCAAATCTATCGTCACCGATATCTATGTTGATGCATCGACAGGTCAACTTGGCATTTCTGCGGCAGCGCCTGTTTTTGTGAATGGCGTACTCAAAGGGGTTATCGGCAATGATGTCTACTTAACCCAAGTGGTTGAGAAGATCAATGCAACCAAATTTCCAGGAGGGTACGCTTTTGTCACCGACGCTTCGGGAAAAATAAATTTCCATCCTAATAAAGAGATGATTGATAAGGTTTTGTATGAAATCACAGATTCTCTCAAAAATCTTGAACCCTTAGTTAAAAACCATGCAACAGGGACGTATGAGTACCAAGTTACCGATGGAGTCGAGAAGCTTTTAGCGTTCACTAAACTTGAAAATGGCTGGACGCTTTATGTCACCATCGATAAAAGTGTCGCTTTTGCTTCCATTCAAAACATGCTGATCGTACTTGGCATTTCGGGCATTATTATGGTCTTGCTTTCACTGGCGTTGTTACAGTTCATTCTCAATGCTCAGTTTAAGCCTCTTGTAAAACTCAACGACGTGATCAAAAATCTCTCCAGCAGTGAGGGCGACTTGACGCAGCGTCTTACCATACAGTCCCGTGATGAACTTGGTAAAATCAGTGAAAACATCAATCTCTTCATCCAAAAAATTCATACCATCATCACAACGGCAAAAACAAACAGCGCGGAGAATGCTTCCGTGGCACATGAACTCTCTATCTCTGCGATTGATGTCGGCAAACGTGCCGAAGAAGAGTCATTTATTGTTACCAAAACAACCACAGATGCGACCTCGTTAAAAGTCTATTTGCAAGAGTCTATTGCGAGTGCGGTGACTTCTAAAAATGAGCTTGAAGAGGTAACGCATAGTCTTAAAAAGGTCGAAGAAAACGTTTCAAACCTTTCAAATCTTCTTCAAAATACCGCACACAACGAGGTTGAACTTGCGCACAAACTCACCCTCGTCAGTGACAATACCAATGAAGTTAAAAATGTTCTCAATGTGATCAATGACATCGCCGATCAAACCAATCTTTTAGCCCTCAATGCTGCCATCGAGGCGGCGCGTGCGGGTGAACATGGTCGTGGATTTGCCGTGGTTGCCGATGAAGTGCGAAAATTGGCTGAGCGTACCCAAAAATCTTTGGTTGAGATCAACGCTACCATCAACGTTGTCACCCAATCTATCAATGGTGTGAGTGTGGAGATGAATACCAACTCCGATACGATCAACAAAATCTCTGATATTTCGGTTGATGTGCAGTCCAATGTTTCCGACGTTACGGCTGTTCTTGGACGCACCATCACCAACACCCAAAAAACAGTGCAAGATTATATCGATACATCCAGTCAAATTGATGCGATCACCAAAGACATCGAAGCAATCAGCGTACTGACCAATACTAACACACGCAGTGTCGAAGAGATCGCAGGCGCAAGTGAGCACCTTCACGAACTTACCGAAACGCTCAATAACGAACTCTCCAAGTTTAAATCGTAG
- a CDS encoding nitroreductase family protein, which yields MENPTLTQLQNRKSIRHFTGEAISEEDLETIFKTAQRAPTSINGQQISLVYTRDKAKLEKIAALCGGQTHIAEADVFVGIIIDFNRTSAIVESVGRNHIIEQSAEGIMVGAIDAGIMLSHLQSAAEALGYGTTAIGAVRKESEAFTKLFNLPQKTFLALGCIIGVPSERAKGAPLKPRVALDTFAMEDVYDSDKVKKGALEYEHTLKAFRDKTGSGSMPTYAEITTNYYADVYYRSTAKDLVVQGFAFKDE from the coding sequence ATGGAAAATCCAACCCTAACACAACTGCAAAATCGAAAATCCATCCGCCACTTTACGGGCGAAGCCATAAGTGAAGAGGACTTAGAAACCATTTTTAAAACAGCGCAACGTGCCCCCACTTCCATCAACGGACAACAAATTAGTCTCGTTTACACCCGTGATAAAGCCAAACTTGAGAAGATTGCAGCGCTGTGTGGGGGACAAACACACATTGCTGAAGCAGATGTATTTGTAGGCATCATCATCGACTTTAACCGCACCAGTGCCATCGTGGAGAGTGTGGGAAGAAATCACATCATAGAACAAAGCGCTGAGGGAATTATGGTGGGAGCCATTGATGCTGGCATTATGCTAAGTCATCTCCAAAGTGCGGCAGAAGCGTTAGGATACGGAACAACTGCCATTGGAGCGGTACGCAAAGAGAGCGAAGCGTTTACAAAGCTCTTTAACCTTCCTCAAAAAACCTTTTTAGCACTCGGTTGCATCATCGGCGTACCGAGCGAGCGCGCTAAGGGCGCTCCTTTAAAACCGCGCGTCGCTCTCGATACGTTTGCCATGGAAGACGTGTATGACAGCGACAAAGTCAAAAAAGGCGCATTGGAATACGAGCACACGCTTAAAGCATTTCGCGATAAAACCGGTAGCGGCTCGATGCCGACGTATGCCGAGATCACGACCAATTACTACGCCGACGTTTATTATCGAAGTACCGCTAAAGACTTGGTTGTACAAGGGTTTGCGTTTAAGGACGAGTAG
- a CDS encoding HepT-like ribonuclease domain-containing protein, giving the protein MKRNYLLYLDDILKSIQKIETFTAGYDFERFKTDDKTVSACVRELEVIGEATKQIPDEIASKYLQIPWSLMAKMRDKLIHWYFEIDEEIVWKVITEQFPTLKMQIEVMKKELIEDKS; this is encoded by the coding sequence ATGAAACGCAATTATCTTTTGTATCTGGATGACATTCTTAAAAGCATTCAAAAGATTGAAACCTTCACGGCTGGCTATGACTTTGAACGCTTCAAAACTGATGATAAAACGGTGAGCGCATGTGTCCGCGAACTTGAAGTCATCGGCGAAGCCACCAAACAAATTCCTGATGAAATAGCCTCAAAATACCTTCAAATCCCTTGGTCACTTATGGCAAAAATGCGCGATAAACTCATTCACTGGTACTTTGAAATCGATGAAGAGATTGTCTGGAAAGTGATTACCGAGCAGTTTCCAACACTTAAAATGCAGATAGAAGTGATGAAAAAAGAGTTAATAGAAGATAAAAGTTAA